Proteins encoded together in one Chrysemys picta bellii isolate R12L10 chromosome 22, ASM1138683v2, whole genome shotgun sequence window:
- the SMUG1 gene encoding single-strand selective monofunctional uracil DNA glycosylase isoform X3 → MMEQPDAPLGATPVAPAFVQGDVLATQFLQAELEQNVRLRELSFLDPICYVYNPLEYAWEPHEDYVRRYCRSPKEVLFLGMNPGPFGMAQTGVPFGEVRHVRDWLQIRGQVSKPAQEHPKRPVLGLECPQTEVSGARFWGLFRSLCPGPEAFFRRCFVHNHCPLLFMSQSGKNLTPADLPAAQRERLLQVCDDGLAQAVRLLSVAMVIGVGRFAEQRARKALASAGLQVRVEGLMHPSPRNPQANRGWEAIAKARLEELHVLPLLTG, encoded by the exons atGATGGAGCAGCCGGATGCTCCCCTCGGTGCCACCCCTGTGGCTCCGGCCTTCGTCCAGGGGGACGTCCTGGCCACCCAGTTCCTACAGGCCGAGCTGGAGCAGAACGTGCGTCTCAGGGAGCTCTCCTTCCTCGACCCCATCTGCTATGTCTACAACCCTCTGGAGTATGCCTGGGAGCCCCACGAGGACTACGTGAGGAGATACTGCCGTTCCCCCAAAGAGGTGCTTTTCCTCGGCATGAACCCTGGCCCCTTCGGGATGGCACAGACCGGG GTGCCCTTTGGGGAGGTGCGTCACGTCCGGGATTGGCTGCAGATCCGCGGGCAGGTGTCTAAGCCGGCCCAGGAGCACCCCAAGAGACCTGTCCTGGGGCTGGAGTGCCCCCAGACAGAGGTGAGCGGTGCCCGCTTCTGGGGCCTCTTCCGCTCGCTGTGCCCTGGCCCTGAGGCCTTCTTCCGCCGCTGCTTCGTCCACAACCACTGCCCGCTGCTCTTCATGAGCCAGAGTGGCAAGAACCTGACGCCGGCCGACCTGCCGGCTGCCCAGCGCGAGCGCCTGCTGCAGGTCTGCGACGACGGGCTGGCCCAGGCTGTGCGCCTGCTCAGTGTTGCTATGGTGATCGGCGTGGGCCGCTTCGCCGAGCAGCGGGCCCGCAAGGCCCTGGCCTCGGCCGGCCTCCAGGTCCGGGTGGAAGGCCTGATGCACCCTTCGCCCCGCAACCCCCAGGCCAACAGGGGCTGGGAGGCCATTGCCAAGGCCAGGCTGGAGGAGCTGCATGTCCTGCCCCTGTTGACAGGCTga
- the SMUG1 gene encoding single-strand selective monofunctional uracil DNA glycosylase isoform X1: protein MGSWPPGGRTLSLEEAGDGSMMEQPDAPLGATPVAPAFVQGDVLATQFLQAELEQNVRLRELSFLDPICYVYNPLEYAWEPHEDYVRRYCRSPKEVLFLGMNPGPFGMAQTGVPFGEVRHVRDWLQIRGQVSKPAQEHPKRPVLGLECPQTEVSGARFWGLFRSLCPGPEAFFRRCFVHNHCPLLFMSQSGKNLTPADLPAAQRERLLQVCDDGLAQAVRLLSVAMVIGVGRFAEQRARKALASAGLQVRVEGLMHPSPRNPQANRGWEAIAKARLEELHVLPLLTG from the exons ATGGGAAGCTGGCCGCCCGGGGGGAGAACCCTGAGCTTGGAGGAGGCAG gagatggcagcatGATGGAGCAGCCGGATGCTCCCCTCGGTGCCACCCCTGTGGCTCCGGCCTTCGTCCAGGGGGACGTCCTGGCCACCCAGTTCCTACAGGCCGAGCTGGAGCAGAACGTGCGTCTCAGGGAGCTCTCCTTCCTCGACCCCATCTGCTATGTCTACAACCCTCTGGAGTATGCCTGGGAGCCCCACGAGGACTACGTGAGGAGATACTGCCGTTCCCCCAAAGAGGTGCTTTTCCTCGGCATGAACCCTGGCCCCTTCGGGATGGCACAGACCGGG GTGCCCTTTGGGGAGGTGCGTCACGTCCGGGATTGGCTGCAGATCCGCGGGCAGGTGTCTAAGCCGGCCCAGGAGCACCCCAAGAGACCTGTCCTGGGGCTGGAGTGCCCCCAGACAGAGGTGAGCGGTGCCCGCTTCTGGGGCCTCTTCCGCTCGCTGTGCCCTGGCCCTGAGGCCTTCTTCCGCCGCTGCTTCGTCCACAACCACTGCCCGCTGCTCTTCATGAGCCAGAGTGGCAAGAACCTGACGCCGGCCGACCTGCCGGCTGCCCAGCGCGAGCGCCTGCTGCAGGTCTGCGACGACGGGCTGGCCCAGGCTGTGCGCCTGCTCAGTGTTGCTATGGTGATCGGCGTGGGCCGCTTCGCCGAGCAGCGGGCCCGCAAGGCCCTGGCCTCGGCCGGCCTCCAGGTCCGGGTGGAAGGCCTGATGCACCCTTCGCCCCGCAACCCCCAGGCCAACAGGGGCTGGGAGGCCATTGCCAAGGCCAGGCTGGAGGAGCTGCATGTCCTGCCCCTGTTGACAGGCTga
- the SMUG1 gene encoding single-strand selective monofunctional uracil DNA glycosylase isoform X2 has protein sequence MGSWPPGGRTLSLEEAGDGSMMEQPDAPLGATPVAPAFVQGDVLATQFLQAELEQNVRLRELSFLDPICYVYNPLEYAWEPHEDYVRRYCRSPKEVPFGEVRHVRDWLQIRGQVSKPAQEHPKRPVLGLECPQTEVSGARFWGLFRSLCPGPEAFFRRCFVHNHCPLLFMSQSGKNLTPADLPAAQRERLLQVCDDGLAQAVRLLSVAMVIGVGRFAEQRARKALASAGLQVRVEGLMHPSPRNPQANRGWEAIAKARLEELHVLPLLTG, from the exons ATGGGAAGCTGGCCGCCCGGGGGGAGAACCCTGAGCTTGGAGGAGGCAG gagatggcagcatGATGGAGCAGCCGGATGCTCCCCTCGGTGCCACCCCTGTGGCTCCGGCCTTCGTCCAGGGGGACGTCCTGGCCACCCAGTTCCTACAGGCCGAGCTGGAGCAGAACGTGCGTCTCAGGGAGCTCTCCTTCCTCGACCCCATCTGCTATGTCTACAACCCTCTGGAGTATGCCTGGGAGCCCCACGAGGACTACGTGAGGAGATACTGCCGTTCCCCCAAAGAG GTGCCCTTTGGGGAGGTGCGTCACGTCCGGGATTGGCTGCAGATCCGCGGGCAGGTGTCTAAGCCGGCCCAGGAGCACCCCAAGAGACCTGTCCTGGGGCTGGAGTGCCCCCAGACAGAGGTGAGCGGTGCCCGCTTCTGGGGCCTCTTCCGCTCGCTGTGCCCTGGCCCTGAGGCCTTCTTCCGCCGCTGCTTCGTCCACAACCACTGCCCGCTGCTCTTCATGAGCCAGAGTGGCAAGAACCTGACGCCGGCCGACCTGCCGGCTGCCCAGCGCGAGCGCCTGCTGCAGGTCTGCGACGACGGGCTGGCCCAGGCTGTGCGCCTGCTCAGTGTTGCTATGGTGATCGGCGTGGGCCGCTTCGCCGAGCAGCGGGCCCGCAAGGCCCTGGCCTCGGCCGGCCTCCAGGTCCGGGTGGAAGGCCTGATGCACCCTTCGCCCCGCAACCCCCAGGCCAACAGGGGCTGGGAGGCCATTGCCAAGGCCAGGCTGGAGGAGCTGCATGTCCTGCCCCTGTTGACAGGCTga